Proteins encoded in a region of the Euleptes europaea isolate rEulEur1 chromosome 3, rEulEur1.hap1, whole genome shotgun sequence genome:
- the DUSP6 gene encoding dual specificity protein phosphatase 6 has product MLDTLRPPAPPLASGMALGKTVAWLHEQLERGAERLLLVDCRPPELYESSHIESAVSVALPGLLLRRLRKGNLPLRALFASGEEERERFARRCGTDTVVLYDESSGDCNENAAGGSVLGLLLQRLQGDGCRAFYLEGGFSKFQAEYALHCETNLDSSCSSSSPPLPVLGLGGLRISSDSSSDIESDIDRDPNSATDSDGSPLSNNQPSFPVEILPYLYLGCAKDSTNLDVLEEFGIKYILNVTPNLPNLFENAGEFKYKQIPISDHWSQNLSQFFPEAISFIDEARGKNCGVLVHCLAGISRSVTVTVAYLMQKLNLSMNDAYDIVKMKKSNISPNFNFMGQLLDFERTLGLNSPCDNRVPSQQLYFTTPSNQNVFQVDSLKST; this is encoded by the exons aTGCTCGACACGCTGCGGCCGCCGGCTCCCCCCTTGGCGTCGGGCATGGCGCTGGGCAAGACGGTGGCGTGGCTCCACGAGCAGCTGGAGCGGGGCGCCGAGCGGCTGCTGCTGGTGGACTGCCGCCCGCCCGAGCTCTACGAGTCGTCGCACATCGAGTCGGCCGTCAGCGTGGCGCTGCCGGGCCTCCTGCTGCGGCGCCTGCGGAAGGGCAACCTGCCCCTGCGCGCCCTCTTCGCCAGCGGCGAGGAGGAGCGCGAGCGCTTCGCCCGCCGCTGCGGCACCGACACCGTCGTCCTCTACGACGAGAGCAGCGGCGACTGCAACGAGAACGCGGCCGGCGGCTCCGTGCTGGGCCTGCTGCTCCAGCGCCTCCAAGGCGACGGCTGCAGGGCCTTCTACCTGGAAG gtGGTTTCAGCAAGTTCCAGGCAGAGTATGCCCTTCATTGTGAGACTAACCTGGATAGTTcatgcagcagcagctctcccccTCTGCCAGTCCTGGGCTTAGGAGGTCTCCGAATCAGCTCAGATTCCTCTTCAGACATTGAATCCGACATTGATCGTGATCCCAACAGTGCCACGGACTCGGACGGCAGCCCCCTGTCCAACAACCAGCCTTCTTTCCCAGTGGAGATCCTTCCTTATCTCTACCTGGGCTGTGCCAAGGATTCCACTAACTTGGATGTTTTAGAAGAGTTTGGCATTAAATATATCTTGAATGTCACCCCCAACCTGCCTAACCTCTTTGAGAATGCTGGCGAGTTCAAATACAAGCAGATCCCCATCTCTGACCACTGGAGCCAAAACCTGTCTCAGTTCTTTCCCGAGGCCATCTCTTTTATAG ATGAAGCTCGGGGGAAAAATTGTGGAGTGCTAGTCCACTGCCTGGCAGGGATCAGCCGCTCAGTCACAGTGACGGTTGCATATCTTATGCAGAAGCTCAACTTGTCCATGAATGATGCCTACGACATTGTCAAGATGAAGAAATCCAACATCTCCCCCAACTTTAATTTCATGGGGCAGCTGCTAGACTTTGAGAGGACTCTGGGGTTGAACAGCCCCTGCGACAACCGCGTGCCCAGCCAGCAACTGTATTTCACCACTCCTTCCAACCAAAACGTCTTCCAAGTGGACTCCCTGAAGTCCACGTGA